A single Chlamydia suis DNA region contains:
- the dusB gene encoding tRNA dihydrouridine synthase DusB — protein MASSIHIKNLLLKTPIVYAPLAGFSDYPYRQMSALYRPALMFCEMVKMEGLHYCPKRTLRLLDFSESMRPIGGQLCGSNPELAGESAKILEGLGFDLIDLNCGCPTDRITKDGSGSGMLKNPSLIGKVIEKMVEAVSVPVTVKIRSGWDFDHINVEETVRIIKESGASAVFVHGRTRSQGYQGPSNLDFITRAKLAAGKDFPVFGNGDVFSPEAAKTMLETTHCDGVLVARGTMGAPWIGKQIEDYLTTGTYSSFSFAMRKQAFLQHLQWIEEYYQSEEKFLTDTRKLCGHYLILSPRVRSLRASLAKASSSQEVYQLISLFEESAEEDPPLSE, from the coding sequence ATGGCTTCTTCAATACATATAAAAAACCTTCTCCTGAAAACCCCCATAGTCTATGCACCCTTAGCAGGCTTTTCGGATTACCCCTATCGCCAAATGTCGGCTTTGTATCGCCCTGCATTGATGTTCTGTGAAATGGTAAAAATGGAAGGCTTACACTACTGCCCTAAACGGACGTTACGCCTCCTCGATTTTTCAGAATCCATGCGTCCTATCGGGGGACAGCTTTGCGGTAGCAATCCAGAGTTAGCTGGAGAATCTGCAAAAATTCTAGAAGGCCTAGGATTTGATCTGATAGATCTTAATTGTGGCTGTCCTACAGATCGCATCACTAAGGATGGTAGTGGGTCTGGTATGCTCAAAAACCCTTCTTTGATCGGTAAAGTGATTGAAAAAATGGTCGAAGCGGTGTCTGTGCCTGTAACCGTAAAAATCCGTTCCGGATGGGATTTCGACCATATTAATGTAGAAGAAACCGTTCGTATAATTAAAGAAAGCGGCGCTAGCGCTGTCTTCGTTCATGGAAGAACTCGCTCCCAAGGATATCAAGGCCCCAGCAATTTGGATTTTATTACCCGTGCTAAGCTTGCTGCTGGGAAAGACTTCCCCGTATTTGGAAATGGTGATGTATTCTCTCCTGAAGCAGCAAAAACTATGTTAGAAACGACTCATTGCGATGGAGTTCTGGTTGCCCGAGGCACTATGGGAGCCCCTTGGATCGGGAAACAGATAGAAGATTATTTAACCACAGGAACCTATTCTTCTTTCTCTTTTGCTATGAGAAAACAAGCCTTTTTACAACATCTCCAGTGGATAGAAGAATATTACCAAAGCGAAGAAAAATTCCTGACAGACACCCGCAAACTTTGCGGTCATTATTTAATCCTTTCTCCGAGAGTGCGTTCTTTGCGCGCAAGCCTAGCTAAAGCATCCTCATCACAAGAGGTTTATCAATTGATTTCTCTCTTCGAAGAGAGTGCAGAAGAGGACCCGCCTTTATCTGAATAG
- a CDS encoding YggT family protein — protein MLSYLLRTAVNIYSFLILVYVLSSWLPESHNAQWYRVLRRWVTPYLRIFHTFVPRIGFIDISPMIALLCLGMLPFIVLKIVRFIVLNIFQSPWLLQYI, from the coding sequence ATGCTTTCTTATTTACTTAGAACAGCAGTTAATATTTATAGCTTTTTAATTTTAGTTTACGTACTCAGCTCCTGGCTCCCGGAAAGCCACAACGCACAGTGGTATCGTGTGCTTCGTCGCTGGGTAACCCCCTATCTGCGAATCTTCCATACATTTGTTCCCCGTATAGGGTTTATTGACATTAGTCCAATGATCGCTCTTCTTTGTCTTGGAATGCTTCCTTTTATAGTTCTAAAAATCGTGCGCTTCATTGTTCTAAATATTTTTCAATCACCATGGCTTCTTCAATACATATAA
- a CDS encoding toxin-antitoxin system YwqK family antitoxin: MCINKSIRRCCLFFLLACGLLEAGVYDKLRLTGINIMDRNGLSETICSKDKLQKYAKVDFLSPQPYQKVMRTYKNAAGESVACLTTYYPNGQIRQYLECLNNRAFGRYREWHSNGKIHIQAEIIGGIADLHPSAEAGWLFDGTSYAYDNEGRLEAVICYEKGFLEGLSVYYHANGNVWKECPYHKGVAHGDFLIFTEEGSLLKKQSFCRGVLSGRSLRYEPGSQQLLAEEEYVQGKLREGRYFDPFTKEEIACVKGGKGEQVIYGKYAIVETRQILRGVPHGKVVVFDETGTNIIQTYSLINGQRDGEEVFFFPGGEGRKMLLTWSKGVLQGAVKTWYPSGTLESSKELVQNKKNGLLMLYYPTGQVMATEEYAEDLLIKGEYFRPDDRYPFAKVEKGCGTAVFFSPTGGILKKVFYEDGKPAIN; this comes from the coding sequence ATGTGTATAAATAAAAGCATAAGACGGTGCTGTTTATTTTTTCTTTTAGCTTGTGGGCTCTTAGAAGCTGGCGTTTATGATAAGCTTCGGCTTACAGGAATTAATATCATGGATAGAAATGGTCTGTCTGAAACGATTTGTTCCAAGGACAAGCTACAGAAATATGCCAAAGTGGATTTTCTCTCTCCTCAGCCTTATCAAAAGGTTATGCGCACCTATAAAAACGCAGCTGGAGAATCTGTCGCTTGTCTAACAACGTATTATCCCAATGGCCAAATCCGACAATATTTGGAATGTTTGAATAATCGAGCTTTTGGGCGTTATCGTGAATGGCATAGTAATGGGAAGATCCATATTCAAGCAGAAATTATTGGAGGAATTGCAGACCTCCATCCTTCTGCAGAAGCTGGGTGGTTGTTCGATGGAACATCCTATGCTTATGATAACGAGGGACGCTTAGAGGCGGTTATTTGTTATGAAAAAGGCTTTTTGGAAGGGCTTTCTGTGTATTACCATGCCAATGGCAATGTCTGGAAGGAGTGTCCTTATCACAAAGGCGTCGCTCATGGAGATTTTTTAATATTCACAGAAGAAGGGAGCCTCTTAAAAAAACAATCGTTTTGTAGGGGAGTTTTGTCGGGAAGATCTTTGCGTTATGAGCCAGGGTCTCAGCAATTACTTGCGGAAGAAGAGTATGTCCAAGGGAAACTTCGAGAGGGTAGATACTTTGATCCTTTTACTAAAGAAGAAATCGCTTGTGTAAAAGGTGGAAAAGGAGAGCAAGTCATTTATGGAAAATATGCCATTGTAGAAACTCGACAAATTCTTCGTGGAGTTCCTCATGGTAAAGTAGTTGTGTTCGATGAAACCGGAACAAACATAATACAAACCTACTCTTTAATTAATGGACAAAGAGATGGTGAGGAAGTGTTCTTTTTCCCAGGCGGGGAAGGAAGAAAAATGCTGCTCACTTGGTCTAAAGGAGTATTGCAGGGGGCGGTAAAAACTTGGTATCCTAGCGGGACTCTAGAGAGTAGTAAAGAGCTTGTCCAAAACAAGAAGAATGGGCTTCTTATGTTATATTATCCTACAGGACAAGTCATGGCTACAGAGGAATATGCAGAAGACCTTCTAATAAAAGGCGAATATTTCCGTCCGGACGATCGTTATCCCTTTGCTAAGGTGGAAAAAGGCTGTGGAACAGCGGTCTTTTTCAGCCCAACGGGGGGGATTTTGAAGAAAGTGTTTTATGAAGATGGGAAACCTGCCATTAACTAG
- a CDS encoding 5-formyltetrahydrofolate cyclo-ligase has protein sequence MRTIPEQKNDWRREGLARRRQISSHRREEAALLLKNFVMRTFPQGFVLSYIPFRSELNVHAINVWLAQENRLLLPKIQGRTLVPVQTSLEELSRLSSPKDVNQLSGEEVAEQFVATSLVPAVMFDRQGFRLGYGGGYYDRFLSKNPHIWTVGVGFKEQQIESLPREPHDIPLRCLYLT, from the coding sequence ATGCGTACGATCCCAGAACAGAAGAATGATTGGCGCCGCGAAGGATTGGCTAGGCGGAGACAGATTTCTTCTCATCGAAGAGAAGAAGCGGCGCTTTTGTTAAAAAATTTCGTTATGCGAACCTTTCCTCAAGGGTTTGTCTTATCCTATATTCCTTTTCGTTCTGAGTTGAATGTTCATGCGATCAATGTGTGGCTAGCTCAAGAAAATCGACTGCTTCTTCCAAAAATCCAAGGGAGGACCTTGGTTCCGGTCCAAACTTCTTTAGAAGAACTCTCTCGACTTTCTTCCCCTAAAGATGTGAATCAATTGTCAGGAGAGGAGGTTGCGGAGCAGTTCGTAGCAACCTCATTAGTTCCAGCTGTAATGTTCGATCGGCAAGGATTCCGGTTAGGCTATGGCGGAGGATATTATGATCGATTTTTATCTAAAAACCCGCATATTTGGACGGTTGGTGTGGGTTTTAAAGAACAACAGATAGAAAGCCTTCCTCGAGAGCCTCATGACATTCCTTTACGTTGTTTATATTTAACTTAA
- the recA gene encoding recombinase RecA: MSVPDRKRALEAAIAYIEKQFGAGSIMSLGKHSSAHEISTIKTGALSLDLALGIGGVPKGRIIEIFGPESSGKTTLATHIVANAQKMGGVAAYIDAEHALDPNYAALIGANINDLMISQPDCGEDALSIAELLARSGAVDVIVIDSVAALVPKSELEGEIGDVHVGLQARMMSQALRKLTATLARTNTCAIFINQIREKIGVSFGNPETTTGGRALKFYSSIRMDIRRIGSIKGGDNFDIGNRIKVKVAKNKLAPPFRTAEFDILFNEGISSAGCIIDLAVEKNIIDKKGSWFNYQDRKLGQGREAVREELKRNKELFQELERRIYESVQATSSQAVASACLEQESREVAEAAK; the protein is encoded by the coding sequence ATGAGCGTTCCCGACCGGAAACGGGCTTTGGAAGCTGCCATTGCCTATATTGAAAAGCAATTTGGCGCAGGATCTATTATGAGCTTAGGAAAACATTCTTCTGCTCATGAGATATCAACTATTAAAACAGGCGCATTGTCGTTGGATTTGGCCTTGGGAATAGGGGGTGTTCCTAAAGGCAGAATTATAGAGATTTTTGGGCCAGAGTCTTCTGGGAAAACGACTCTAGCAACGCATATAGTGGCTAATGCTCAAAAAATGGGAGGCGTGGCTGCTTATATCGACGCTGAGCACGCTCTGGATCCCAATTATGCTGCGCTAATTGGGGCAAATATTAATGATTTAATGATTTCTCAGCCGGACTGTGGTGAGGACGCTTTGAGTATTGCGGAGCTTTTAGCGCGATCGGGAGCGGTAGATGTGATCGTAATCGATTCTGTGGCAGCATTGGTTCCTAAAAGTGAATTGGAAGGAGAAATTGGAGACGTACATGTAGGGTTACAAGCTCGTATGATGTCTCAGGCTTTACGAAAACTCACTGCGACTTTGGCTCGGACGAACACTTGTGCTATTTTTATCAACCAAATTCGAGAAAAAATCGGAGTGAGCTTCGGGAACCCAGAGACCACAACAGGGGGACGCGCACTGAAATTTTACTCGTCAATTCGTATGGATATTCGTCGTATCGGTTCCATAAAAGGAGGCGATAACTTTGACATAGGAAATCGAATTAAAGTGAAAGTTGCGAAAAATAAATTAGCGCCTCCTTTTAGAACCGCTGAATTCGATATTTTGTTCAATGAAGGAATTTCTTCTGCAGGATGTATTATTGATCTTGCTGTAGAGAAAAACATTATTGATAAGAAAGGCTCTTGGTTCAATTATCAAGATCGTAAATTAGGACAAGGCCGAGAGGCTGTTCGAGAGGAGCTTAAAAGGAATAAGGAGTTATTCCAAGAGCTCGAGCGTCGTATTTATGAATCTGTGCAAGCGACCTCGTCACAAGCTGTAGCATCTGCTTGTTTAGAGCAAGAATCCCGAGAAGTAGCAGAAGCCGCAAAATAA
- a CDS encoding DUF1347 family protein, protein MIRVFLLVCFLLSCFSAGSRLYLFFSSRETAPTQYESKCRTLARLKEGSTLVEGLPLEQEQMYLLCCQGFALQAQKKFKEAEEIFSRICKRKTASPFFLKRELLEGRIINAYFLNNLPVMAMCITELEEASGSEAHIWLFKALHAHREKQYDQAIHALTQWFEHTEQMKPLCLDTDVYELFSPYVLEDLAAESLISSGRYSEGRMVLNRIFRKILSQEYAWSVDMYNRLVLMLGHSYLLELQEGVREDLLPEYYKTMVFYQKQMRGFDAVAYKTFFPENLLIPTIMQHIFTASETLLPLFMDALLIWENSCVSPNYSLVLEEIKKDVQQEYSQSLKICQAIADSNIYKLKGKAIEVFSNELAFWIAQGNSVLATRFLALLKVLDPRVSWAHKLLLPEQDIVNMVCEDDEQYSRLKEYLVLWEEQDVTDVNRQQLVHYLFFSAKYLWRRGQEKSCLRLLKEIIAFSRKEKACQNQALRLVKRFYTQALAMRKFSHLTLLENFLEEMDLPRTLASDTEIANCLADAQYLFAKEDYRRCIAYSSWLAKVSPSPEALRLLGLSLVEQKEYHEAWEVFQKLPLGKNTEDSRVQKAALLCYKHLSQQQKSKSFP, encoded by the coding sequence GTGATTCGCGTTTTCTTATTAGTGTGTTTTCTCCTTTCTTGTTTCTCCGCGGGAAGCCGATTATATCTATTTTTTTCTTCTAGAGAGACAGCTCCAACACAATACGAAAGTAAATGTCGAACCTTAGCACGATTAAAAGAAGGAAGTACCTTAGTGGAAGGTCTTCCCCTCGAACAAGAGCAAATGTATTTGCTTTGCTGTCAGGGGTTCGCTTTACAAGCTCAAAAAAAATTTAAAGAAGCGGAAGAGATTTTTTCTCGTATTTGCAAAAGAAAAACGGCTTCGCCCTTTTTCTTGAAACGAGAGTTGTTGGAAGGACGTATCATTAATGCGTATTTTTTAAATAACCTTCCAGTAATGGCAATGTGTATTACTGAATTAGAAGAAGCTTCTGGATCGGAAGCTCATATTTGGTTGTTTAAAGCGTTACACGCCCATCGTGAAAAACAGTATGATCAAGCCATTCATGCGCTCACCCAATGGTTTGAGCATACAGAGCAAATGAAGCCGCTATGTTTAGATACAGATGTCTATGAGTTATTCTCTCCTTATGTTTTAGAGGATCTAGCGGCAGAGAGTTTAATTAGTTCTGGCCGATATTCGGAAGGGCGAATGGTTCTGAATAGAATTTTTAGAAAAATTCTATCGCAAGAATATGCCTGGTCTGTAGATATGTACAACCGGTTGGTGTTAATGTTGGGACACAGTTACCTTCTAGAATTACAAGAAGGTGTCCGGGAGGATTTATTGCCAGAGTATTATAAAACGATGGTTTTTTATCAGAAACAGATGCGGGGATTTGATGCTGTAGCATACAAAACCTTCTTTCCGGAGAATTTATTAATTCCAACGATCATGCAGCATATTTTTACGGCTTCAGAAACTTTGCTGCCGCTTTTTATGGATGCGTTGCTTATTTGGGAGAATAGTTGTGTAAGCCCGAATTATTCCTTGGTTTTGGAAGAGATCAAAAAAGATGTGCAGCAGGAGTACTCGCAGTCTTTAAAAATATGTCAAGCAATCGCGGATTCCAACATTTATAAATTAAAAGGGAAGGCTATAGAGGTTTTTAGTAACGAACTCGCTTTTTGGATTGCTCAAGGAAATTCTGTGTTGGCAACTCGATTCTTGGCTTTATTAAAAGTTTTAGATCCTAGAGTTTCTTGGGCCCACAAATTATTACTCCCTGAGCAGGATATCGTAAATATGGTTTGTGAAGACGATGAGCAGTACTCCCGACTAAAAGAATACCTTGTTTTGTGGGAGGAACAAGATGTTACCGATGTAAATCGGCAACAACTTGTTCATTATCTGTTTTTTAGCGCAAAATATTTATGGAGAAGAGGCCAGGAAAAGTCGTGTTTGCGTTTATTAAAAGAAATTATTGCGTTTTCTCGCAAAGAGAAGGCCTGTCAAAATCAAGCGCTTCGCCTTGTTAAACGTTTCTACACACAAGCTTTAGCTATGCGTAAGTTTTCTCATTTGACTCTGTTAGAAAATTTTTTAGAAGAAATGGATTTGCCTAGGACGTTGGCCAGTGACACAGAAATAGCCAATTGTTTGGCGGATGCACAATATCTATTTGCTAAAGAAGATTATCGACGTTGTATAGCCTATAGTTCTTGGTTAGCAAAAGTATCTCCTTCTCCTGAGGCGTTGAGATTACTAGGGTTGAGCTTAGTAGAACAAAAAGAATATCACGAAGCTTGGGAAGTTTTTCAAAAGCTCCCTTTAGGTAAGAATACTGAGGATTCTCGTGTGCAGAAGGCTGCGCTTTTATGTTATAAACATCTGTCTCAACAGCAAAAAAGTAAGTCTTTTCCGTGA
- the recD gene encoding exodeoxyribonuclease V subunit alpha has translation MKLPHVQSIVQSLLAQSILLPFDIVFAQKHLAQASSSNAEAEAFLAAASALLRCGYPYFAIHKDTINPTLPGVSNKLLFQWFQAVPSDTKKMLFEVVDNKIYLRSLFLLREQVFQKLRILAEATPRTPLCFKTISQLSEEQNFVLEQVLKSCFSLVCGGPGTGKTFLAAQMIRSILAQIPSAQIVVASPTGKAAAHLQSVLASLGMIEGSVEVITIHKFLKDVRLGRSPVDLLLVDEGSMVTMNLLHGLIKTIRGELRGERYFADRMVIFGDANQLPPIGIGVGNPFREVVTNFTEQTFVLSTSHRAKRKELQDLAKAVLHKQPIPFQPLPSRQEAIRQLAAAFIHAVKEGVSLCALTPMRQGPWGFLQLNRLLFSEMQEKYPQAPIPIIVTERYETWGLTNGDTGFLDPVTQQLHFMNGETLHKNDFPYYSCNYVMSVHKSQGSEYDHVIVILPKGSEVFDSAILYTAITRTRHRVEIWADREALDMVISKRGRYE, from the coding sequence ATGAAACTTCCGCATGTCCAAAGTATTGTACAATCTTTATTAGCACAAAGCATTCTGCTTCCTTTTGATATCGTGTTTGCGCAAAAGCATCTGGCTCAAGCCTCTTCTTCTAATGCGGAAGCTGAAGCGTTTTTAGCCGCAGCATCTGCATTATTACGTTGTGGCTATCCGTATTTTGCTATCCATAAGGATACGATCAACCCAACGCTTCCTGGAGTTTCCAACAAATTGTTGTTTCAATGGTTCCAAGCGGTACCTTCTGATACGAAAAAAATGTTGTTTGAGGTGGTTGATAACAAGATCTATTTACGGTCTCTTTTTCTTTTACGAGAACAAGTCTTTCAAAAATTACGCATCCTAGCAGAGGCTACGCCCCGGACTCCTTTATGTTTTAAAACGATTTCTCAGCTATCGGAAGAGCAAAACTTCGTGTTGGAACAAGTGTTAAAGTCCTGTTTTTCTCTTGTTTGTGGTGGACCAGGAACAGGAAAAACGTTCTTAGCAGCACAAATGATTCGTTCGATCCTGGCACAAATTCCTTCTGCCCAGATTGTGGTAGCGTCCCCGACAGGAAAGGCTGCCGCTCATCTACAGAGCGTATTAGCCTCTCTGGGGATGATAGAAGGCTCTGTAGAAGTAATAACCATTCATAAATTTTTAAAAGATGTGCGTTTAGGCCGTTCTCCTGTGGACTTACTGTTAGTCGATGAGGGATCTATGGTTACTATGAATCTTTTACATGGGCTCATTAAGACCATCCGAGGAGAGCTTCGCGGGGAAAGATATTTTGCTGATAGAATGGTCATTTTTGGAGATGCAAATCAATTACCGCCCATAGGTATTGGAGTAGGAAATCCTTTTCGTGAAGTAGTGACTAATTTTACTGAGCAGACATTTGTTTTATCCACTAGTCATCGAGCTAAGCGCAAGGAATTACAGGATTTAGCAAAAGCGGTTCTTCATAAACAGCCCATACCATTTCAGCCGTTGCCCTCTCGACAGGAGGCTATCCGACAATTAGCTGCAGCTTTTATACATGCGGTTAAAGAAGGGGTATCATTATGTGCCTTAACTCCTATGCGACAAGGGCCTTGGGGGTTCTTACAGTTAAATCGGTTATTGTTTAGTGAGATGCAAGAGAAATACCCTCAGGCGCCTATTCCCATTATCGTGACAGAGAGATATGAGACTTGGGGATTAACGAATGGTGACACAGGTTTTTTAGACCCTGTAACGCAACAATTACATTTTATGAATGGAGAGACTCTACATAAAAATGATTTCCCTTACTATTCCTGTAATTACGTTATGTCGGTACATAAAAGTCAGGGAAGCGAATATGATCATGTGATTGTTATTCTTCCGAAAGGAAGCGAAGTTTTTGATTCGGCAATTCTTTACACCGCAATTACACGAACAAGGCATCGTGTGGAAATTTGGGCTGATCGAGAGGCTTTAGATATGGTCATTTCGAAACGGGGTCGTTACGAATAG
- the lptB gene encoding LPS export ABC transporter ATP-binding protein gives MSVLSVCNLIKKYNKKPVTNDVSFQVNAGEIVGLLGPNGAGKTTAFYQTVGLIRPDSGKILFKNTDITKKPMDYRARLGIGYLAQEPTVFKELSVKENLLCVLEIIYKTRKEQTHLLNVLIDDLQLTGCLHKKAGSLSGGERRRLEIACVLALNPSVLLLDEPFANVDPLVIQNVKYLIKILASRGIGILITDHNAKELLSIADRCYLIIDGKIFFEGSSAQMIANPMVRQHYLGDSFS, from the coding sequence ATGTCAGTATTATCTGTTTGCAACCTCATCAAAAAATACAATAAAAAACCAGTTACCAACGATGTCTCTTTTCAAGTAAATGCAGGAGAAATCGTTGGACTATTAGGACCTAACGGAGCTGGGAAAACAACAGCTTTTTATCAAACCGTAGGATTAATCCGACCAGACTCGGGGAAAATTTTGTTTAAAAATACAGACATTACCAAAAAACCCATGGACTATCGAGCGCGCTTGGGTATTGGTTATTTAGCACAAGAACCCACGGTCTTTAAAGAACTCTCTGTTAAAGAAAATCTGCTGTGTGTCCTTGAAATTATTTACAAAACACGGAAAGAGCAGACCCATCTACTGAACGTTTTAATCGACGACTTGCAATTAACCGGCTGCTTGCATAAGAAAGCTGGATCCTTGTCTGGAGGAGAGCGTCGCCGGTTAGAAATAGCTTGTGTTCTTGCCTTGAATCCTAGCGTTCTTTTACTCGATGAACCTTTTGCTAACGTGGACCCCTTGGTCATTCAAAACGTTAAATATCTGATTAAAATTTTAGCAAGTCGCGGTATTGGCATCTTAATTACCGACCACAACGCTAAGGAACTCCTATCCATCGCCGATCGATGCTACCTCATCATCGATGGTAAAATTTTCTTCGAAGGATCTTCTGCACAAATGATCGCTAATCCCATGGTTAGACAGCACTACCTGGGGGATTCTTTCTCATGA
- a CDS encoding DUF1137 domain-containing protein, protein MTKFLFHGVWCVVVLALCFCATVLAVVKMGNFTNPMLMYQDPSTPPPPFLKIKKLGVCKRIISPEKQFFYCTIDKSCMELYFANTNLHCRELLSHLTGSLQTETAERAMLFRGTGGLLNYKDYSLSVYNCCFSINSPDSITKTDKEIAEGGMKVLSLSLLKD, encoded by the coding sequence ATGACAAAGTTTCTCTTCCATGGTGTTTGGTGCGTAGTTGTCCTAGCTTTGTGTTTTTGCGCAACGGTATTAGCCGTTGTCAAAATGGGAAATTTCACGAATCCCATGCTTATGTATCAAGACCCTTCAACACCTCCACCTCCTTTTTTGAAAATTAAAAAACTCGGAGTCTGCAAACGCATTATTTCTCCTGAAAAGCAGTTCTTTTATTGTACGATAGATAAGTCCTGTATGGAGCTGTACTTCGCCAATACAAATTTGCATTGTCGAGAACTTTTGTCCCATCTAACAGGCAGCCTTCAAACAGAAACGGCAGAGCGTGCGATGTTGTTTCGAGGGACAGGAGGGCTTCTTAATTACAAAGACTATTCGTTAAGCGTATACAACTGTTGTTTTTCTATTAATAGCCCAGATTCCATCACAAAAACCGATAAAGAGATTGCTGAGGGAGGAATGAAAGTCCTCTCTCTTTCTCTGCTTAAAGACTAA
- the kdsA gene encoding 3-deoxy-8-phosphooctulonate synthase has protein sequence MFSDNKLLLIAGPCVIEDHTVFETAQRLKEIVAPFASSVHWIFKSSYDKANRSSLQSYRGPGLKLGLQTLAKIKESLDVEILTDVHSPEEAREAAKVCDIIQVPAFLCRQTDLLVTAGETQAIVNIKKGQFLSPWDMQGPIDKVLSTGNRKIILTERGCSFGYNNLVSDMRSIEVLRRFGFPVIFDGTHSVQLPGALQSQSGGQTEFIPVLTRSAIAAGAHGLFIETHPNPASALSDAASMLSLRDLERLLPSWVQLFSYIREMEAVSV, from the coding sequence ATGTTCTCGGACAACAAACTGCTTTTAATTGCAGGCCCTTGTGTGATTGAAGACCATACCGTGTTTGAAACTGCACAACGACTAAAAGAAATTGTTGCTCCTTTCGCTTCTTCTGTTCATTGGATATTCAAAAGCAGCTACGACAAAGCCAATCGCTCTTCCTTACAGAGCTATCGCGGCCCGGGGTTAAAACTAGGCTTACAAACATTAGCCAAAATTAAAGAGTCCCTTGACGTGGAAATTTTAACAGACGTGCATTCTCCTGAAGAGGCTCGTGAGGCTGCTAAGGTATGTGATATTATTCAAGTTCCGGCTTTTTTGTGCCGGCAAACCGATCTTCTTGTTACCGCAGGGGAGACTCAGGCTATCGTGAACATCAAGAAGGGGCAGTTCCTCTCCCCTTGGGACATGCAAGGGCCTATTGATAAAGTCCTTTCTACTGGAAATCGTAAAATTATTCTCACAGAAAGAGGCTGCTCTTTTGGGTATAATAATCTTGTTTCTGATATGCGTTCTATCGAAGTTCTTCGACGCTTTGGCTTTCCCGTCATCTTTGACGGCACACATTCCGTACAACTACCTGGGGCTTTACAAAGTCAAAGCGGTGGACAAACAGAGTTTATTCCCGTATTAACACGTTCTGCTATAGCAGCTGGTGCACATGGATTATTTATAGAAACCCATCCGAATCCTGCTTCTGCTCTCAGTGACGCCGCCTCTATGCTCTCCTTAAGAGATCTGGAACGATTATTGCCTTCTTGGGTACAACTATTTTCCTATATTCGAGAGATGGAAGCTGTTTCCGTATGA
- a CDS encoding RluA family pseudouridine synthase produces METLSPAFAFVTDEKLAGRLDKGLVLYNSEYSRAFYQQQIHLGRVRVNGRVQTRVSYPLVEGDLVDIELVEEEPPSSLTPEKIPLDKVYEDDTILVINKPRDMVVHPAPGHVHGTVVHALLHEMGERLKQEFPEEPWRPGIVHRLDKDTSGLLITVKTRRAKALYSGLFASKQMKKLYLAVCIHSPSQEYIHTRIVRHPVKRKEMTVLPKDAEGGKEAITHCRVLASNGRLSVVALYPETGRTHQLRVHMKHLGSPILGDPVYGIPSINLRYDLDKQQLHAYSLIFTHPESAERVKLVTKLPDDMASLIEKEFEEGVSVVDSACDWFKTVR; encoded by the coding sequence CTGGAAACTCTCTCTCCAGCTTTTGCTTTTGTTACAGATGAGAAGTTGGCGGGACGCCTAGATAAAGGGTTGGTCTTGTATAACAGTGAGTACTCTCGAGCCTTCTACCAGCAACAGATACATCTTGGCAGAGTCCGAGTGAATGGTCGGGTGCAGACACGTGTTTCGTATCCTCTGGTCGAGGGAGATTTGGTGGATATAGAGCTCGTTGAAGAGGAACCGCCTTCTTCTTTAACTCCGGAGAAAATTCCCTTAGACAAGGTTTATGAAGACGATACGATCTTAGTGATCAATAAACCTCGAGATATGGTGGTGCATCCGGCTCCGGGGCATGTGCATGGGACTGTGGTCCATGCGTTGCTTCATGAAATGGGAGAACGCTTAAAACAAGAGTTCCCCGAGGAGCCATGGCGTCCGGGAATTGTACACCGCTTAGATAAAGATACTTCCGGGCTTCTTATAACAGTAAAAACACGGCGAGCTAAAGCTTTGTATAGCGGACTTTTCGCTTCTAAGCAGATGAAAAAACTGTATCTCGCTGTCTGTATACATTCTCCTTCCCAGGAGTATATTCATACACGGATCGTTCGTCATCCCGTAAAACGCAAAGAGATGACCGTGCTTCCAAAAGATGCAGAAGGAGGGAAGGAAGCGATCACACATTGTCGTGTTCTCGCTTCCAATGGACGATTAAGTGTAGTTGCTTTATACCCTGAAACAGGAAGGACACACCAGCTTCGTGTGCATATGAAACATCTTGGATCCCCGATTCTCGGGGATCCTGTTTACGGGATTCCTTCTATAAACTTGCGTTATGATCTTGACAAACAACAATTGCATGCCTATAGCTTGATTTTTACTCATCCGGAGAGTGCGGAGCGAGTGAAGCTAGTGACAAAGCTGCCAGACGACATGGCTTCTTTAATAGAGAAAGAATTTGAAGAAGGAGTCTCTGTAGTGGATAGTGCGTGTGATTGGTTTAAAACCGTTAGGTAG